Proteins co-encoded in one Aspergillus luchuensis IFO 4308 DNA, chromosome 6, nearly complete sequence genomic window:
- a CDS encoding mercuric reductase (COG:C;~EggNog:ENOG410PWHG;~InterPro:IPR023753,IPR001100,IPR004099,IPR036188, IPR016156;~PFAM:PF02852,PF07992,PF00070;~go_function: GO:0016491 - oxidoreductase activity [Evidence IEA];~go_function: GO:0050660 - flavin adenine dinucleotide binding [Evidence IEA];~go_process: GO:0045454 - cell redox homeostasis [Evidence IEA];~go_process: GO:0055114 - oxidation-reduction process [Evidence IEA]), with protein sequence MYRPILRHPLKHHLIQTMSAPTQYDTIIIGSGQGGTPLARALALANHKTALIEREHIGGCCVNDGCTPTKTMIASGRVAYLARRSGAYGVHTPNTSGSNEGDNGNKVVIDMKKIRQRKRDIVDSFRAGGEKRLRDAGVDVIIGEASFVDAKTMVVMDGRDGNERVVRGNKIVINTGCRPGKVMLEGLEKVPSEKVLDSTSIMELGEVPRHLVVVGGGYIGVEFGQLFRRLGAKVTMLQRGEQLLPREDRELADMLLEIFRDDGIEVRLETTPVRIENVSEGVFDVAVETRQGREVVIEATHILFASGRVPNTERLNSAAAGVKMDKRGYVVTNEFLETSTPSVYAIGDVKGPPSFTHISYDDFRVLGPTLLESTSTCERLSIRDRIVPYVAYTDPQFGHVGLHEQEARERFPGRKILTAQMPMSYVARALETDETRGAMKAVIDGETGQILGFSCLGVEGGEIMSIVQTAMMGNLSYKKLQDAHPTFAESLNNLWGFLK encoded by the coding sequence ATGTACCGCCCCATCCTCCGACATCCTTTAAAacaccacctcatccaaaCAATGTCTGCCCCCACCCAATACGATACCATAATCATCGGCTCCGGCCAAGGCGGCACGCCGCTTGCCCGAGCTCTCGCGCTCGCAAACCACAAAACCGCCCTCATTGAGCGAGAACATATTGGCGGCTGCTGCGTGAATGATGGGTGCACGCCGACTAAGACGATGATTGCGTCGGGGAGGGTCGCGTATCTTGCTCGGAGGAGTGGGGCATATGGTGTTCATACTCCGAATACATCTGGTTCCAATGAGGGGGATAATGGTAATAAAGTGGTGATTgacatgaagaagatcaggcAGCGGAAGAGGGATATTGTGGATTCGTTCCGGGCAGGAGGTGAGAAGAGACTTCGGGATGCGGGGGTAGATGTCATCATTGGAGAGGCAAGTTTTGTGGATGCGAAGACGATGGTGGTTATGGATGGAAGGGATGGGAATGAGAGGGTTGTCAGGGGGAACAAAATTGTGATTAATACGGGCTGTCGGCCTGGTAAGGTTATGCTTGAGGGACTGGAAAAGGTTCCGAGTGAAAAGGTGCTGGACTCTACGTCTATTATGGAGCTGGGAGAGGTGCCGCGACATTTGGTGGTCGTTGGGGGTGGGTATATCGGGGTCGAGTTCGGTCAGCTGTTTAGGAGGCTTGGGGCTAAGGTGACGATGCTGCAGAGAGGAGAGCAGTTGCTTCCTAGGGAGGACAGGGAGTTGGCAGACATGCTGCTGGAGATATTCCGGGACGATGGAATTGAGGTTCGTCTGGAGACCACTCCGGTCCGGATTGAAAATGTCTCTGAGGGTGTGTTTGATGTCGCAGTCGAGACGCGGCAGGGGAGGGAAGTCGTCATAGAGGCCACGCATATCCTCTTTGCAAGTGGGAGGGTACCAAATACCGAGCGACTGaattctgctgctgcaggcgtGAAGATGGATAAGAGAGGTTATGTCGTGACAAATGAGTTTTTGGAAACATCTACGCCGTCAGTCTATGCCATTGGAGACGTCAAGGGCCCTCCATCCTTCACGCATATTTCATACGACGATTTCCGAGTACTCGGGCCTACATTGTTGGAGTCTACATCTACATGTGAGCGGCTCTCGATTCGAGATCGAATCGTCCCGTATGTCGCCTATACGGACCCTCAGTTCGGTCATGTCGGGCTGCATGAGCAGGAGGCAAGGGAAAGATTCCCGGGCCGGAAGATTCTGACTGCGCAGATGCCAATGAGCTATGTGGCCAGGGCGTTGGAAACAGATGAGACAAGAGGTGCCATGAAGGCTGTGATTGACGGTGAGACTGGACAGATCTTGGGATTTTCCTGCTTAGGTGTTGAGGGCGGCGAAATAATGAGTATTGTGCAGACGGCCATGATGGGGAATCTGTCTTATAAAAAGTTGCAAGATGCCCATCCAACTTTTGCGGAAAGCTTGAATAACCTGTGGGGTTTCCTGAAATGA
- a CDS encoding uncharacterized protein (COG:S;~EggNog:ENOG410Q1VG), with the protein MANFIRHRPLLTGALTIVTISSAVAYVTKRRLNQSCPTIAITELTKASACRNLIEIPSEEATPTPLGVTKTTLLSSWSGGDKTYWVPSFVAVQAEVPMSQLSQYGLFSDDGKDDKKQGLHSLSKNLVAAFVDARATGLEISVLDRGVPPLSFATSSRLFGRPSEMGAFMLGTWDSEHGMNVRPSDLPSDAPKPVTEFCSNEEAVKHGGAKDTAGAVMYWMFPKALVEGVDKAASYGLPWRSMEGGFQEFIVERVSDEKARITYVTVECTNLHPLGQTERDFKMLPWLLYEAHVLYAQILWSKTLRQLQRSQMTVI; encoded by the coding sequence ATGGCAAACTTCATCCGACATCGACCCCTCCTGACAGGAGCGCTCACCATAGTAACCATCAGCAGCGCGGTCGCTTATGTCACCAAGCGACGACTCAACCAGTCATGCCCGACGATTGCAATCACAGAACTCACAAAGGCAAGCGCATGTCGCAACCTAATTGAAATACCATCTGAAGAAGCCACGCCGACACCATTGGGCGTTACAAAAACAACTCTGCTATCATCATGGTCAGGCGGCGACAAGACCTACTGGGTCCCATCCTTTGTAGCAGTCCAAGCAGAGGTGCCTATGTCGCAGCTTTCGCAATATGGGCTGTTCAGTGATGATGGCAAGGATGACAAGAAGCAAGGCTTGCATAGTCTATCGAAGAATCTCGTTGCTGCATTTGTAGATGCACGCGCGACAGGTTTAGAAATATCGGTTTTGGACAGAGGAGTGCCGCCGTTATCCTTTGCCACTTCTTCTCGTTTATTTGGACGCCCAAGCGAGATGGGAGCGTTCATGCTTGGGACCTGGGATTCGGAGCATGGAATGAATGTTCGCCCATCGGACTTGCCTTCTGATGCTCCGAAGCCGGTCACGGAATTTTGTTCtaatgaagaagctgtcaagCATGGAGGTGCTAAGGATACAGCTGGTGCTGTGATGTACTGGATGTTTCCAAAAGCATTGGTCGAAGGAGTGGACAAGGCTGCATCATATGGCCTACCGTGGCGATCGATGGAGGGTGGATTTCAGGAGTTCATTGTTGAAAGGGTTTCGGATGAAAAGGCGAGGATAACATATGTCACTGTTGAATGCACTAATTTGCATCCTCTTGGCCAGACAGAGCGGGACTTCAAGATGTTGCCCTGGCTGCTTTATGAGGCGCATGTTCTTTATGCACAAATACTGTGGTCGAAGACTTTGAGGCAGTTACAGCGATCGCAGATGACTGTAATATAG
- a CDS encoding uncharacterized protein (COG:S;~EggNog:ENOG410PYFJ) — protein MATPPEPFEMTDIQARPRSPPTPLVTLSDLKESSISPTFWYRVHVLLFDLKNFNNASSKKRLDKVTDPSYIDKPYFSPEEAEKIKNIVTDTSGKTFSETLEEGLNERLERRKKKRVQSGDFRVCAAHDLAPLIASALGIDLKQMEKDKDFAKVVEEKGLNLRGEIWGGLKKKSFAPKNKRR, from the coding sequence ATGGCGACTCCACCAGAACCATTCGAGATGACGGACATTCAAGCCAGACCGcgctcaccaccaacaccactagTCACCCTTTCTGACCTCAAAGAATCATCCATATCCCCCACTTTTTGGTACCGAGTCCACGTCCTCCTTTTCGACCTGAAGAACTTCAATAACGCCTCGTCCAAGAAGCGTCTGGATAAAGTCACAGACCCGTCTTACATCGACAAACCATATTTCTccccagaagaagccgagaAGATAAAGAACATTGTTACAGACACCAGCGGAAAGACATTCTCAGAAACGCTAGAGGAAGGCTTAAATGAGCGACTGGAAagacggaagaagaagcgtgtTCAGAGTGGCGACTTCCGAGTCTGTGCGGCACACGATCTTGCTCCACTCATAGCAAGTGCGCTGGGTATCGATCTTaaacagatggagaaggacaaGGATTTCGCAAAGGTGGTTGAAGAAAAGGGACTGAATTTGCGTGGGGAAATCTGGGGCGGGTTGAAAAAGAAATCTTTTGCGCCCAAGAATAAAAGACGATGA
- a CDS encoding uncharacterized protein (COG:G;~EggNog:ENOG410PU9C;~InterPro:IPR011042,IPR017996;~PFAM:PF03022;~SECRETED:SignalP(1-19)) has product MSTALFLGLLGLTAPLAAATTSTPGLELAYSLERATQGISISADGRKFLSQRYSTTLPPQIVELLDDNSTVLYPNTAWNSYNSSDPTSDPRKTFVSIDGARIGPDGRYWIVDGGSTGVNGSTKLVGVNLTTDAVDKLYYLDAMKASDSGIDDVRFNAAGDVAYMSDTAGALLVMNMTTGTGVRVLSTDSSAQPWFPMMYNGTLVPGYGAAGSTLSVGLDQIEVSPDGVYLYYQPCNGGLYRIKTAYVDASLKNATLASTLGDYAEPFALTPSTGGSTIDGDGNIYVSDTNLLAIWKVTPEGRATVLIQDEKLLWTDLMWVTADKKLWLPASQMRPGGDGLMADGPNYIFTYPIDAGPSPIDHA; this is encoded by the coding sequence ATGTCCAccgccctcttcctcggcctcCTAGGCCTCACAGCCCCCCTGGCTGCCGCAACCACGAGTACCCCAGGCCTCGAGCTCGCATACTCCCTTGAACGCGCCACCCAAGGCATCAGCATCTCCGCTGATGGCCGTAAATTTCTCTCCCAGCGGTACTCGACCACTCTGCCCCCTCAAATAGTCGAGCTTTTGGACGACAACTCCACGGTCCTTTACCCAAACACCGCCTGGAACTCCTATAATTCGAGTGATCCTACCTCCGACCCACGCAAGACCTTTGTCAGCATCGATGGCGCCCGTATTGGCCCCGACGGTCGCTACTGGATCGTCGATGGCGGATCTACCGGTGTCAACGGCTCTACCAAGCTCGTGGGCGTGAACCTCACCACCGATGCCGTGGACAAGCTCTACTACCTCGACGCCATGAAAGCATCTGACAGCGGCATTGACGACGTCCGCTTCAACGCCGCTGGTGATGTGGCCTACATGAGTGACACTGCCGGTGCTCTACTCGTCATGAACATGACTACCGGCACGGGTGTGCGAGTTCTGTCTACCGACTCTTCCGCCCAACCCTGGTTCCCTATGATGTACAATGGCACTTTGGTCCCCGGCTACGGCGCCGCAGGTAGCACCCTCTCCGTTGGACTCGACCAAATCGAAGTCTCTCCCGACGGCGTATACCTGTACTACCAGCCCTGTAATGGAGGCTTGTATCGCATCAAGACGGCGTACGTTGATGCGTCTCTCAAGAATGCGACTCTCGCATCGACGTTGGGAGACTATGCAGAGCCTTTTGCCCTGACGCCCAGCACTGGTGGTAGTACTATCGACGGGGATGGAAACATTTATGTTAGTGATACCAACTTGCTGGCTATCTGGAAGGTCACGCCTGAGGGACGCGCGACTGTACTTATCCAGGATGAGAAGCTGCTTTGGACAGATCTTATGTGGGTTACCGCTGATAAGAAGCTTTGGCTGCCTGCTTCGCAGATGAGGcctggtggtgatggattgATGGCTGATGGGCCGAACTATATTTTCACTTATCCGATTGACGCGGGGCCGTCGCCTATTGATCATGCTTAG